One Candidatus Zixiibacteriota bacterium genomic window, ACCGGCTTTTTTGTCGTAGCCTTCTTGGCCGCGAGTTTAGTCGTCCGACGAGCGGTTTTCTTCACATCAGTCTGCTTCCAGCCGTACTTGGCAATGAACTCCTCGGTCAAGCGACGGGCTTCATCGTCAGTGTATTGAACCGGCGGGGACTTCTTGAAGTATGACGACGGCTCCAGCAGAGCGCCGGAGAGGCCATTATCCAGACCGAGCTTGCAGCAACGGAGAGCATCGATCACGACTCCGGCCGAGTTCGGGCTGTCCCAGACTTCCATCTTCATTTCGATGTTAAGCGGAACGTTGCCGAACGTGGTCCCTTCCAGACGGATATAAGCCCACTTGCGGTCGGTCAGCCAGGCCACGTAATCGGACGGACCGATATGGACGTTGTCGGCGCCGATGTCGTAGTTGAGCTGCGAGGTAACAGCGTTGGTCTTGGAGATTTTCTTCGACTCCAGACGGCTGCGCTCGAGCATGTTGTAGAAATCGGTGTTGCCGCCGACGTTCAACTGCGAGGTACGCTCCAGCCGGACGCCACGCTCGAGGAACAAGCGAGTCAACACGCGGTGCGCGATCGTAGCACCGACCTGCGATTTGATATCGTCACCGATAACCGGAAGACCCTTCTCCTTGAAACGCTTCTGCCAATACGGCTCGCGAGCGATGAAGACCGGAATGCAGTTCACGAAACCGCAACCCGCCTCGAGAATCTGCTCCACGTACCACTTGGTGGCGTGTTCGGAACCGACCGGCAGGTAGTTGATCACCACGTCGGTCTTGGTATCCTTGAGCAATTTCACGATATCGACCGTGTCACCGGGAGCCTTGGTGATGATCTGTGACAGATAATATCCGAGACCGTCGTGAGTCATACCGCGCATGACCGGCACGCCGAGCTTCGGGACGTTGCAGAACTTGTAGGTGTTGTTCGGCTTGGTGAAGATCGCTTCGGACAGATCCTTACCGACTTTGTTGGCGTCGATATCGATCGCCGCCGAGAACTCTATGTCGCGAATGTGATAGCCGCCCAGGTTGACGTGCATCAGACCCGGGATCTGATCGTCATCCTTGGCCTTCTTGTAAAACTCGACACCCTGCACCAGCGATGAGGCGCAGTTGCCGACTCCGATAATGGCTACTCTGACTTTTGACATCGATTACATCCTCTGTATGAGTGTGTGCCAACGTTCCTTTTGACCCGGAAGCTATGCCGATGGTTCCGGGGTGTCAAATGGATATTGACATTTATCATAAATTATATACTATTAGTCTATGCATTATGACTAATTAGTCATAATCGACTGAAATTTATTCCACCTTCGTACGTATTGAAGGGGCATCTATGCCGGAATCACTCAACGAGAATCTCATAAACGAACTGGCCGCCAACGGCACGGCAGGAGATACCTTCCGTCGCCTGACTCCGGACAAAAAGAGCCGGGTGTACCGCACGGCCTTGAAGCTGTTCGCCGAATTCGGTTACGATGGTCTTTCGGTGGATCAGTTTTGTCGTGAAGCCGGTATCAGTAAAGGTTCGTTTTTCCAGTATTTTCCCTCCAAGAGCCACCTGCTCGAGTTCACGGTGTTGATGTTCGATGATTACCTCGGTCGCTGGATGCAGTCGTTGCGGCAGGCGGAAACGGCAGCCCTGGCGCGAGATCGTATCCGTTACCTGTGCAACGCTTTGATCGTGAACTCACGACTATATCGCGACGAAGAACAATTCTACCTGTTCGTGACAAGAGCGTTATATCATTCCGCGGTGGCTCTAGAGGGAGTCGACATAGAACGTCATTTCAGCGACTACGTGAACGATATCATCATACGCGGCGAACAGACCGGTGAAATCCGCAGTGACGCCGATGCCGAGCTTACCGCACATCTGGTCGAGCTGGTGGTCTCGGCGCTGGTCAAGCGTCGATATATCGACCATTCGATCCGCCCCCGGCAGATGGCTGATTATCTGATTTCGTTCCTGTTCGACGGGATCAAGGCCTGAGCGGTCAATAGAGTCTTCCGCCCACCTCCGCTTCATCGACTTTCTCGAAATCTCCGTATGAAATTATGTTGGGCATACCGTGAATCCTATTTATTCACCGCGACGTCAACCTTGAATCCTTCCATCGCCAGCAAGTGTTCCTGGCGCTCACGGATCATGGCTTCGGTCATCGGGAAATCCGGTCCGGTGTTTTCGATCATGATCGACGAGGTACAGGAGGCAAAGCAACCGGCTCGTCGTAAATCACCGCCGGTCTTGAGGTATTCATGCGTAAAGCCGGCCATATAGGTGTCGCCGGCGCCGGTGGAATCGAGCAGATCGACGGGATGCGGAGGGATATCGATAAAATTGTTGCCGTCGTAAATAATCGAACCCAGCTCAGCGAGAGTCACAATGACGATCTTCGGCCCCCAGCTTTTGATTATCCGCGCTGCTTCGTAAGGATCCCGGCGACAATCAATCCCGGTCAGCACTTTCCCTTCGAGTTCGTTCGGTTTGACGATATCGAACAGACCAAGGATTTCTTCGATACCGTCCACCTTCTCGTGATAAATACGCTTGTCGGCATCGGCATTGCGAATCAGACCCTGGGGATCACAGAAGAATAGACCATCGAATGTTGCGCGAATGCGGCGGATATTGTCGAATGAGACTTCCCCCAGAATCGGACCGATCAACACCGCTTCGGAGTCGGCATACCAGGCCGGATCGATCTCACCGATATCGGCCGCGCGTCCGAGCAGATCCAGGGTGCGGTTGCCCATGTTGTCGTAATAAATCAGCGAGAAACCGCCGGACTCGTTCGACGGAATAATCCTGACATCAATATGGAGTTGCGCCAGCGACTTCATCAGATGCTCGCGATAATCTTCACCGATTGCTCCAACGAGGCGTACCGGTCGACCGATCTTGGCCAGCGCCAGAGCGGCGTTGGTGGAGCAACCGCTAAGCACGCGGCCGGAGGGATTAATGCGATGTGTCTTGATATAATCGTAAACCGGATTGCCGATAGCCGTAATCATAGTCCTGTCGAGTCCTTCGTCTGGCGCCCGCAGCGGGTGCGTTAAGAGTCATTAATTGAATTCAGATATAAGCAGACCGGTCCGGCCGATCAAGAGAAACTGTTGGCGATTTGATGCCGGTCGACAACAGATTTCAGACGTGACGTTTCTTGCCGAGGACTTTGTAGGTGAAAACGAGTCGTTGTGCCGAGGTGATAAATGAGGTCAAACCGACAATAATCAAAGCGAATTCCAGCCAGCCGCCGCGCGGCCAGGTGCCAACCGGAAGATAGTACTCGGCAATCGATCCGGCGATAATGAGAATGAACTTCTCTAAACGGCCCATGATGCCCACAGCGCAGTTTTCGATTTTCCCCATCGACTCCGCCGCCGCCCGAGTGTAGGAGGCGATGATCATGCCAAACAGGGCAAAAATGCCCCAGCCGGGATGAACCGCCCCGGAAAGAGTAATGCCAGCCAGGATGAAAAACTCGCCGTAGCGGTCGGAAACGTGATCGAGAATGCCGCCGAATACGGTGCCGATATCCCCGGCCCGAGCGGTGGAACCATCGAGCATATCGGTGAAAGCCGTGGCAATAATCCAGAACACTCCCCAGAGCATCTGGTCGCGCCAGAACGCGATACCGCCCGCAATGGCACAAAGGAAAGAGATGGCTGTCAGAATGTTCGGAGTCAATCCGAGCTTAAGACAGATATGCCCCAAAAACAGCGAAGACTCTTCATAGAAACGCCGTTTACGCTGATTAATGGTCGGTGTCGTTGTTTTCTGTTCCATTCCGCTGTTTGACATGGGGTCGAATATATATTTGTCAATGGCAGCCGTCAACAAATTCAAAAGCGATAAAACAATTCAAACGGGCCCCTCCCCGTTCCCTATTCAGGTTGACTTCGCGACCGTTACGGCGGATATTCCCGTCTATGTTTATTGACTATGTTGAAGTAGAGATCGCCGCAGGCGACGGCGGCGACGGTTGTATCGCTTTCCGGACGGAGAAATACATTCCCAAAGGGGGACCGGACGGAGGTGACGGGGGTCGTGGCGGCGACGTGACGGCAGTAGCCGATCCGAATCTGACCACCCTGCTCGATTTCCGCTATAAGAAAAAATATCGAGCCGAGAACGGCCGTCCCGGCGAGGGAAGCCTCAAAACCGGACGATCCGGTAAAGACACCATTCTGCATTTGCCGGTCGGCACCATCGTCACGGATCTCGACACCGGTCGCCAGGTCGCGGATCTGGATGAACCGGGAACGGAAATCGTTCTGGTGCGCGGCGGTCGCGGCGGCAAGGGTAACGTCCATTTCAAATCGCCTACCAATCAAACTCCGCGCAAAGCGACTCCCGGTCGTCCCGGGGAATATCTGCGAGTGTCCATGGAGTTGAAATTGCTGGCCGATGTCGGACTTGTGGGACTCCCCAATGCCGGCAAATCGACAATCCTGGCAACGTTCTCGGCCGCTCGTCCCAAGATCGCCAATTATCCTTTCACCACCCTCGTACCGAATCTCGGTATCGTAAAGCTGACCGATACTCGCAACTGTGTCATGGCCGACATTCCCGGCTTGATCGCGGGCGCCTCGGAAGGCAAAGGGCTCGGGATTCAGTTTTTGAAACACATTCAACGCACCCGGCTGCTGATATATGTTATTGACATCAACGAAGAGAATATCGAGAGTGTATACGACGAGCTTCAGAACGAGTTGAGGGAATTCGATGCCGGGCTTTTAGAACGGCCCTCGTTCGTTGCCGTGACCAAGATCGACACGATGCCGGAAGACGAGGTTGAGCGAATCGCAAAAAAATTACCCGGAGAGTTCCTTTTCATTTCGGCCGTGGCTCATCGCAACACCAACCTTTTCCTGGGAGAGATAGCCCGACGCCTTGACGAACGCCGAGCTTAAAGAGAGACTTTCTGAAGCCATCACTCTGCTTCAGGTTCCCGGTGTCGGCGCCGGTCGCTACAAGAAGCTGATCAAAGCTTTCGGGGGACCGGGGGCCGTGTTGTCCCAGCCACTTTCGAGACTGGAAGAAATCAACGGCATCTCACGTAAAACCGCCTCCGACATCCAGCGACACGCCGATGCTCAAAAAGCCCGAGCCGTTGCCGCAGAAATAATCCAACTTGGCTGGTCGGCCCTGTTCCTGGAGGATGACGACTATCCCGTTCTCCTTAAAGAGATTAACGATCCCCCGCCGATCCTCTATCGGCTGGGGCTTCCGATGGACCCGCAGGAGAAGATGATCGCGGTGGTCGGCACGCGTCATGCGACCGAAAAAGGCCGCCTGACAGCCGGTCAACTGGCCGCTGATTTGGCCGAGTCCGGGATTGCGGTTGTCTCCGGCATGGCCGAAGGAATAGACACCGCTGCGCACCGCGGCTGCCTGAATAAGAGCGGACATACGGTTGCAGTGTGGGGCACCTCGCTGGACCGGGTTTTTCCGGCCTGTAACAAGGGCCTGGCTGAGGAAATCCGCAACCGTGGAACAATTTATTCTGAGTATCTTCCGCAAACCCGCCCGGACAAAACCACTTTCCCGGAACGCAACCGGATCATCTCCGGTTTATGCGCCGGAACCGTAGTGGTTGAAGCCGGGACCAAATCCGGAGCCCTGATTACCGCTGAGCTGGCGGCCTCCCAGGGACGCGAAGTGTTCGCAGTCCCCGGTCACCCCAAAGACCGCATGAGCATTGGCGCCAATGACTTGATCCGCAACGGCGCCTGCCTGACAACATCAATTGATGACATTTTTTCTGAGCTACCCGGCCTAAAAGGTACTATATTGGCCCGGAAATTTACGCAGTTGCCGGATATGACACCTGCCGAGCGAGATATTACCAACCGCCTGGCCAACGGCGCACAGCAGCTCGACCAACTCTCACGAGCTGTCGGTCTGCCGGTTGACCAGATGATGGAACTGCTATTGGCGCTAGAACTTAAGGGTGTTATCAGGGAACTGGCTGGTAAACGGTATGTACTGACAGACGGCTACGAATGATTAAGCAAACGGTTACTATCGTCAACAGACTCGGCCTGCACGCCCGACCCTCGGCGATGCTGGTCACGGTCGCCTCCCGGTTTAAGTCCGAGGTATTTTTCACTAAGGAAAGCCTGCGCGTTAACGGCAAATCGATTATGGGCGTAATGATGCTCGCCGCGGAGCTGGGTTCGCAACTTCTGGTCGAAGTGGACGGTCCGGACGAAGAGGCGGCCATGGCCGAGATCGTGAAGACTATCGAAGGTGGGTTCGGGGGAGAAATATAGCTCTTTATTCTTGTTTTTGACCGCCGGCTTACTTATCTAACCGCTTTATTGGTGGAGTGTGGATTATTCTCGCGGGAAGGAGTATATGTCGGCCAGTCGTCGCAAGGTAATCGCCGGTTTCCCTATCGCCGGTGGGATCGCTCTGGGCAAAGCCCGGGTGGTTTTGCCGGGTGATATGCAGGTTGCCGAAGTAGCCGTACCGGCGCAGAAAATCCAGGCTGAGATCGATGCTCTTGACCGCGCCGTCGAGCGTACTATTGCCGAACTGCGGGATTTGCATCAATCGGCCGACAAGAAGATGGGCCTGCCGCTGGCGAAAATTTTCGACGCCCAGCTTCTCATCGCTTCGGATTACGAATTCCTCAAACAAGTTAAAGACCAGATCATCGCTCGTCGGCGCAACGCCGGATTCGTCTATAACAGCCTCGTCCAAAACACGACCTCACAACTTAAGCGCTCGGGAGATCGTTACATGCGCCAGATGGTGCAGGATATCGAGGCGGTCTCGAGCCGGGTTCTTTCATATTTGACCGGTTATGAGAGTTGTGAATTACATTTTTCTCCCAACACAATCATGATCGGCCGAACTTTTTCACCGGGTGATATCCTCGGTTATCGCAATCGCAAGGCCATCGCTTTTGTCGTCGCTGAAGGCGGCGCCGACTCCCACATGGCGCTGATCGCCCGCTCGCTGATGATGCCGGTCGTAGCGACCGGTCCGGCCTGGAGTGAGATACCCAACGAGGCTCCGATTATCGTGGACGGCACGGTCGGAAAAATAATCATGTACCCGACCGATGATGAATGGGCCGATTACCAGAAAAGGAGACGTCGTCTCGGACCGGCTTTCATCACCCGTCTGCGCAAGCTTTCGCCGATCCCGCCTCTCACAGCCGACGGTATTCCGTTCAACATCGCAGCCAATGTGTCTATCCCCGGCCCGGTTGATGATGTCCTCTCCGAGCGAAAGATCCCGGTCGGTCTGTTCCGGACCGAGTTCATGTATCTGGCCAACGGGAGTTTTCCCGACGAGGATACGCAGTATGAATTCTATCGCCGAATCGCCGAAAAATTCAAGGACACTACGGTTGTTCTACGCACCTTCGATCTCGGCTATGACAAGGTAGCGGATGACGGTGTCTGGCCGGATGAAAACAATCCGGCGCTGGGGTGGCGTGGTATTCGCGCCATGCTCGATATGTCGATAGTGTTCAAAAACCAGATTAGTGCTGTGCTGAGAGCCTCGACCCTGGGCAACATCAAAATAATGCTGCCGATGATCTCGCAACTCCACGAAATCGAAAAAGCGAAGAAACTGATCTCCCAGGTGAAACTGGGTCTTCGTCGCAAGGGCATTCCTTACGACGAGAATATCGAAGTCGGCATCATGGTCGAGGTTCCTTCGGCAGCCCTGCTGGCCGACAAGCTCGCCCCAAAAGTCGACTTCATGTCGATCGGCACCAACGACCTCACGCAGTATACCATGGCCGCCGATCGTCAGAACCGTAAACTCGGAGAACTTTACAGCCCGTATCAACCGGCGGTCCTGCAACTGGTCAATATGACCGTGAGAGCCTGCAGGGAACACGGCATACCGGTGTCGATCTGCGGTGAAGTGGCGGGTGACATTCTCGCTCTGCCGCTATTCATCGGCATGGGCGTGGACACGCTATCGATGGCACCCCGGAGAATCCTGGATGTTTGCCGAACGGTCAAACGAATCGATTCGCAACTTGTAAAACATCTGGTAGCCCCGATCATGGCCAGTACGACAACAAGGCTGGTCATGAACAAACTGGAAAGTTTCCGATCCGAACTGGAAAAAAAGAACCCGAAATATAAAGGAACAGCCAATTGAGCGTTTTGGACAATGTCGATAAGATCAGGGAATTCGATCCCAGCAATATGTACAATAAGATCTTCGACCTGCCGGAGCAGTTGACCGACGCCCTCAAGCTGGCCAAGCGCTGGCATATCAACGCCGATGATTTTCTCGACCCGGGCAATATCGTACTGGTCGGGATGGGAGGATCGGCTATTGCCGGCGACATGATCCGTACTCTGCTGCGCTCCACCCTGCTGGTTCCGTTCGAGATTTGCCGTCATTACTCGCTGCCCGAGTATGTCGATGATGAGACCCTGGTGCTGGCATCATCGTACAGCGGCAATACCGAAGAAACCATCTCCGCGGTTGAAGATGCTCTCGCTCGCAAAGCGATGGTGGCCGCTTTCAGCACCGGCGGTATGCTCGGCGACATCTGCAGCCTTAACGAAATCCCGATGGCACAGATGCCCGGTGGTTTGCCGCCGCGTGCGGCAATCGGGTACAGCTTCGCTCTTATGGTCCACTTCCTTGACACCGTCGGTCTTGCCAAAGGGGCTGTGGATGACATCAGGGATATGATCCCCAACCTCAGCCATTACCGCGAAGCATATATCGAGGATAATCCCACTGAAAGCAATCCGGCCAAATTGCTCGCCACCAAGATTCACGGTCGGATACCGATCGTCTATTCCGGACCGACTCTGACCGACACCGTGGGCCTTCGCCTGCGCGGACAGATCGCCGAAAATGGAAAGAATCTGGTGTTCGGGAATCAATTCCCGGAGTTCAATCACAACGAACTGGTCGGTTATTGCAACGTCGCCAAACAACATGCCGACCATCTGATAGTGATATTGTTACGCGACGCCGAGGATCATCCTCAGATACGAACTCGCATGAACATCGTCAAGGAGATCATCGACAAGGTTGGTATTGAAATCTACGAAATCCATACTAAGGGCAAGAGCCGTATGGAGCGTATGTTCAGTGCCGTCCAGATGGCTGATTTCACATCCTACTACCTGGCAGTTCTTAACGAGTCCGATCCCGAACCGGTTGAAGCAATTGACTGGCTTAAGAAGGAATTGATGGCTCGGAAGCAGATGGTATAACCGAACTGCTGAAATATGATCATGAAACGGCCTGCTTATCGCGGGCCGTTTTTTTTACATAGCATTTTCGTTTTCGAAAAAAGTTGCTAAAACGGCCAATGCTCGATATTGTAGAAATATATCAACTCCACGGAGGCTGAAGAGGAAGATGAGAAACAACTGACACGTAAATCAGTCCGATCGCTCCGATCGGCAATCAATCTAAGACAAAGAACCGGCGGGCTATCGAGTGTCTTTTGGGCAATCGGCAGTCCCTCAGATTGAGGTGTCAGTATGTCTGAAGCTCCGCTTTTATCCATCAAGAATTTATCCTTAGGTTATCATGCGACTACGGTCGTATCGAATATCAGTTTATCCATAGCGCCCGGCGAGTTAGTGACAATCATGGGCGGAAACGGTTGCGGCAAATCGACTCTTCTGAAAGCAATCGCGGCCAGGGCCACTTCTTCGGAGAATAATACAAACGGTAACGATCTTTGTTGGGAGGGTCACCTGGCTTTGCGTCCCGCCCTCTCCCTTGCTTACCTGCCACAAGTCGGTCTCTCCGGTCGGGAACTGGAGGGAAAAGCGAACCACTCGCTTCTGTTCCGCACTGCGGCGAGGTTTGGACTGGTTCTCGATGAAATAGAACCTGATCGATTATCCGAAGGGCAACGACAGAAACTTTCACTCGCCTCGGTACTGGCGTGCGATGCCGATTTGATCCTGCTCGATGAACCGACCAACTTCCTTGATCTTGGGGGTGTCGACGGCTTCGAGCAAATGGTGATCCGGCAGAAACAGCGCGGCTGCGGTTTCCTGCTGGTTACACACGACCGTTCTCTGGCCGATAATCTCGCCGACCGTACCCTGCTTATTTCAGCTAACGGTATTTACTCCGTCGAGGGAGGATATTCCGCCGCCTGGTCCCTTAAAACTACTGATTATGAAAGCCGCCAACGCCAGGCCGCAGATATCAAACGGAAAATGGACCAGCTTCAGGCCGATGCCAGACGTCGCTCAACTTGGGCTGCCAACAAGGAAAAGACCAAGAAAGGCGCCAAGTTGGAAAAACCACATATCGCCAAAATGGCTAAAAAAATGGCTGCGCGATCAAAAGCGGTGGAAATGCGAGCTGAACGTGCTCGTAAGGACCTGGAAAAGGTGAAACCTTTTGTCCCCAAGACAGTTAATCTTAAGATCGAACCATACACAGTACGTCATCGAACCTTCGTTCGTCTTGATCGTGTTGATTTTGACTATATGCCGGACCGGAGACCTCCCCTCCTCAAGCAACTTTCGTTTGAGCTGTCTACCGCTTCCAAGACCTGTTTATTAGGTGCGAACGGGGCTGGTAAAACCACTCTGCTGAATCTCATACTGGGAAAACTTAAACCTCTTCGAGGTAATATCCATCGCAACGGAAATGTCTCCGCCGTTTATTTACCACAGGGACTTAAGGGAGTGTTTGACAACGGCAGCCTGCTCGACAACATGGGACTGGGACATCATGATGAAACCCAAGTCCGCCAGTATTTAGGAGCAGCCCTTCTGAGACGCGACAAGGTCACCGAAGCGGTGGAGCGGTTTTCACCGGGAGAATTGATGCGAGCAGCGGTGGTACGGTGCCTCCTGGACAAGGCCGAGTTCATGATTCTGGATGAGCCTACCAGTAATCTTGATATTGAGTCAATCGAGGTTTTGGAGCACCTGTTACAGGAGTTTCCTGGTGGATTCCTGTTGATTAGCCATGATCGCAGTTTCGTGCAAAACATAGCCCGTCAACTCATAGTAATAGAGAACGGTGAGTTGAGTCTGATGTGATGTTAAGATATTTTACAGCAATGCCTTAATCGCAAGGAACGGGTGCCGCTCCGCCCTGGAATATGTAAGCTACCAGATAAACGAGGTCAGAGATATCAGCATCACCACCACTGGCATTGGCATCGGCTTCTTCCATACAGACAGGATCCGGACCGCTTAGAAAGAGCCAGTTGACAAAATAAACGATGTCACTGATATCGAAACCATCACCGGCGTGGTTGACATCCCCGCGCACGACACAGCAGCTTTCACTCTCGGACCAGTTCTGCCAGAAACCGGAATTGAGCTGATAGCTCCCGACCGTAGAAATACCTGCAGCTGTCTGGCCGATGGTCGAACCGAGAAAAAGCGTCCCAACGCTCTGCATGCCGCCGCCCGAAGCCATTACGTGCCAGTCGGAATTAGCTGATGAAACAGCTTCAGTCGCCTCGACAACAGGATCGGTTTCCACCGTCGTCAGGTTCGATTTAACCTCAGTAGCTGTATCAGTTTCGACTTTTTGGACGGTAGTTGTGGTAACAGTTTTAACATCAGTCTTGGTGGAACTCTTCGACGGTTGTTTCAGATCAACATCTCGATCGGCTCCGTAAGCAGACATCGCTACCAACAGAACTGCTAGTAGCATTAGAAGCACAGATAACAGTTTTGTCATACTATTCTCCCTGATTAGCCGGAATATAGCATAAAACCGCTATTTTCAAAGGGAAAACAGCATTACCGGGTCCGCGAGCTCCCATTTTAAAAGACTCAAGTGGAACTATCCGGAAGCCGATCTCCTCCAAACCGGCTGTAGGTCTGCACGGAATCGGTGCAAACCGGCATAAAATAAGCGTTTTTAACCTATTGGAGTAGAAATGTATCCGGTTTTTTCCTTTGAAAATGGCCATTTTATTGTATTTTACAGCTTGGATACTGCTCGCAGAGGCTTTGCATAACATAAACCGAACAGACGATTGATGGTACATATCCACCTATGTGTCCCATCCGCCCCACCGGATGAGGGCCACTTCAAGTATTACAGGAATGGAGGAAGTTTTGAAAATGCGTTCATGGCTCTGCCTGGCATTGCTGTGCGTACTGTTGCCGCTCGTAGCTTATGGCAGCTCGGCGCCCCAGACAGTACAGATTAGTGATGCCGCCAACGGCGTAACCCTTCTTCAGCAAGACGACAATGGTCTGCGTCTGCGGCTTGACGTCGGCACAATCAACATCGCCGAAGTTATTACTAAGAAAGGCGCTTATAGCGTTGTCGCCGCTCAGGGCCTCACCGGCTCCAAAGAAATCGGTGAACCGTTCCTGCCCACTGCCGGAAATGTAATTGCGATCCCCCTTGGCTGCAAGCTGTCGGCGGAAGTAATTCATTCCGACGTTGAGGAAATTAAACTTTCCGATCTCGGTTTCGACATGCCGGTTATGCCGGCGCAACCTTCGGTCTCCAAATCGGAAGACCCGGAATCACTCCCCTTCATGCAGGATGAAGGAACTTATCAGATGTCCGGTTTCTATCAGCCGGAGATGGTTGTCACGAGAGAGGAAGGAATCATGCGTGGAGTCAGAATGGGCCACGTCGAGATTAACCCATTCGAATACTCTCCTTCCGAGAACATTCTACGCGTGCATAAGAACATTGAAGTTCGGATAAATTTCGATAATGCCGACTGGGGTGCGACCGATATGCTTTTCGATCGCTATTACTCCCCGGTATTCGAACCGGTCTGGAACAAGGCGATCAACTATGAAGATATGTTCGCCGGCTCCAAGGCTAACCTGCTGACCTATCCCATCGGTTACATTATTATTGCCGACCGGATGTTCGAGGACCAGTTGCAGCCTTTCATCGAGTGGAAAACTCGTAAGGGCTTTGAGGTACACGTTGCCTATTTCGACGTGATCAGCAATGATCGCACCGCCGTTCATAACTACCTGGACAGCCTCTACACCAACATGGTCCCGGCGCCCTCCATGGCTTTGATCGTCGGCGACGCCCAACAGCTCGATCCCTATTCGGGAACGGCAGGCAGCCATGTGACCGACCTGTACTTCTTCGAGTTTACCGACGATCTTTTCCCGGAGATGTGGTACGGTCGTTTCTCAGCGCAGACAACCGCACAACTTCAGCCGCAGATCGACAAAACACTCGAATACGAAATGTACCAGATGCCCGACCCGAGCTACCTGGGTGAAGTTACCATGGTATCCGGTGTCGACGGTACCTATGCCTCCACCTACGGCAACGGTCAGATCAACTACGGCACGAACTACTACTTCAATCTCGCTCATGGAATCGACCCGCATGTCTGGCTGTATCCG contains:
- a CDS encoding ATP-binding cassette domain-containing protein, producing the protein MSEAPLLSIKNLSLGYHATTVVSNISLSIAPGELVTIMGGNGCGKSTLLKAIAARATSSENNTNGNDLCWEGHLALRPALSLAYLPQVGLSGRELEGKANHSLLFRTAARFGLVLDEIEPDRLSEGQRQKLSLASVLACDADLILLDEPTNFLDLGGVDGFEQMVIRQKQRGCGFLLVTHDRSLADNLADRTLLISANGIYSVEGGYSAAWSLKTTDYESRQRQAADIKRKMDQLQADARRRSTWAANKEKTKKGAKLEKPHIAKMAKKMAARSKAVEMRAERARKDLEKVKPFVPKTVNLKIEPYTVRHRTFVRLDRVDFDYMPDRRPPLLKQLSFELSTASKTCLLGANGAGKTTLLNLILGKLKPLRGNIHRNGNVSAVYLPQGLKGVFDNGSLLDNMGLGHHDETQVRQYLGAALLRRDKVTEAVERFSPGELMRAAVVRCLLDKAEFMILDEPTSNLDIESIEVLEHLLQEFPGGFLLISHDRSFVQNIARQLIVIENGELSLM
- the ptsP gene encoding phosphoenolpyruvate--protein phosphotransferase, with translation MSASRRKVIAGFPIAGGIALGKARVVLPGDMQVAEVAVPAQKIQAEIDALDRAVERTIAELRDLHQSADKKMGLPLAKIFDAQLLIASDYEFLKQVKDQIIARRRNAGFVYNSLVQNTTSQLKRSGDRYMRQMVQDIEAVSSRVLSYLTGYESCELHFSPNTIMIGRTFSPGDILGYRNRKAIAFVVAEGGADSHMALIARSLMMPVVATGPAWSEIPNEAPIIVDGTVGKIIMYPTDDEWADYQKRRRRLGPAFITRLRKLSPIPPLTADGIPFNIAANVSIPGPVDDVLSERKIPVGLFRTEFMYLANGSFPDEDTQYEFYRRIAEKFKDTTVVLRTFDLGYDKVADDGVWPDENNPALGWRGIRAMLDMSIVFKNQISAVLRASTLGNIKIMLPMISQLHEIEKAKKLISQVKLGLRRKGIPYDENIEVGIMVEVPSAALLADKLAPKVDFMSIGTNDLTQYTMAADRQNRKLGELYSPYQPAVLQLVNMTVRACREHGIPVSICGEVAGDILALPLFIGMGVDTLSMAPRRILDVCRTVKRIDSQLVKHLVAPIMASTTTRLVMNKLESFRSELEKKNPKYKGTAN
- a CDS encoding bifunctional phosphoglucose/phosphomannose isomerase, with translation MSVLDNVDKIREFDPSNMYNKIFDLPEQLTDALKLAKRWHINADDFLDPGNIVLVGMGGSAIAGDMIRTLLRSTLLVPFEICRHYSLPEYVDDETLVLASSYSGNTEETISAVEDALARKAMVAAFSTGGMLGDICSLNEIPMAQMPGGLPPRAAIGYSFALMVHFLDTVGLAKGAVDDIRDMIPNLSHYREAYIEDNPTESNPAKLLATKIHGRIPIVYSGPTLTDTVGLRLRGQIAENGKNLVFGNQFPEFNHNELVGYCNVAKQHADHLIVILLRDAEDHPQIRTRMNIVKEIIDKVGIEIYEIHTKGKSRMERMFSAVQMADFTSYYLAVLNESDPEPVEAIDWLKKELMARKQMV